From a region of the Arachis ipaensis cultivar K30076 chromosome B09, Araip1.1, whole genome shotgun sequence genome:
- the LOC107615123 gene encoding uncharacterized protein LOC107615123 — MSRSKHAANMDKNTRYFHNIASARRRNNRIDALMIHRRLVRNQARIKGVIRKFYKDLYRQEYVLRIGVRDGLVKNIQREEAEALEVMPSEEEIREAVWDCESSKAPGSDGYNMNFIKKFWEDIGPEFIAAVLGFFQSAKLPTDVNVTCVTLVPKFEGAKESKMEFCGCYASKNGLWPKVEELGEGVCYYGYYGSPGKWVTIQAIQDGERTKDGGGSCEEWAHCSTAGRGDHIELSHLQFADDTILFCPPETETIVNYKRLLRYFELMSGLSINFDKSNLISVNCEQGWIDHACRLLGCQQAALLVRYLGISLGANPRLVKTWKPIIDKVEQKLSLWKAKVLNKAGKLVLIKSVLNSLPIYYLSLYKMPKTMADKIIALQRSFMWCKEDGNSFIPLVKWELVQAPKKAGGLGLVMQCCGIQRSCLSGGGGFPRKSVRCERRLFVRATS; from the exons ATGTCTCGGTCCAAGCATGCTGCCAACATGGATAAGAATACCCGATACTTCCATAACATTGCCTCAGCCAGAAGACGGAATAACAGGATAGATGCCCTGATGATACATAGAAGACTTGTGCGTAATCAGGCGAGAATAAAAGGTGTAATTAGAAAGTTCTACAAGGATTTATATCGCCAGGAATATGTTCTGAGGATTGGAGTCAGGGATGGTTTGGTGAAGAATATCCAGCGAGAGGAGGCTGAAGCGCTGGAAGTGATGCCGTCGGAAGAGGAAATTAGGGAGGCAGTATGGGACTGCGAATCTTCCAAGGCCCCAGGGAGTGATGGGTACAATATGAACTTCATCAAGAAATTTTGGGAGGATATTGGGCCGGAATTCATAGCAGCGGTGCTGGGGTTCTTTCAAAGTGCTAAGCTGCCAACGGATGTGAATGTAACATGTGTGACATTAGTCCCAAAGTTTGAAGGTGCAAAGGAG agtAAGATGGAGTTTTGTGGATGTTATGCTTCAAAAAATGGGCTTTGGCCAAAGGTGGAGGAATTGGGTGAAGGAGTGTGTTACTACGGCTACTATGGCAGTCCTGGTAAATGGGTCACCATCCAAGCCATTCAAGATGGAGAGAGGACTAAG GATGGTGGGGGAAGCTGTGAGGAATGGGCGCATTGCTCCACTGCTGGTAGGGGAGATCATATTGAACTGTCGCATCTACAATTTGCGGATGACACAATTTTGTTTTGCCCGCCAGAGACTGAAACAATTGTAAACTATAAGAGGCTGTTGCGGTACTTCGAGTTGATGTCCGGGTTGAGCATCAATTTTGATAAATCGAATCTGATATCGGTAAACTGTGAGCAGGGATGGATCGATCATGCATGTCGACTACTGGGTTGCCAGCAAGCCGCGTTACTGGTTAGATACTTGGGTATTTCTCTAGGAGCAAATCCGCGCCTAGTGAAGACTTGGAAACCAATCATCGATAAGGTGGAACAGAAGCTTAGCTTATGGAAAGCAAAGGTTTTAAATAAAGCGGGTAAGCTTGTACTTATCAAATCAGTCTTGAATAGCCTCCCCATATATTACCTAAGTCTGTACAAGATGCCAAAGACGATGGCGGACAAGATTATAGCATTACAAAGGAGTTTTATGTGGTGCAAGGAGGACGGTAACTCTTTTATACCTTTGGTCAAGTGGGAGTTGGTCCAGGCCCCAAAGAAAGCTGGGGGCTTGGGGTTGGTGATGCAGTGTTGCGGAATACAGCGCtcctgtttaagtggtggtggcggttttcCAAGGAAGAGTGTCCGCTGTGAAAGAAGATTGTTTGTTCGTGCAACAAGTTGA